In Vicia villosa cultivar HV-30 ecotype Madison, WI unplaced genomic scaffold, Vvil1.0 ctg.006689F_1_1, whole genome shotgun sequence, a genomic segment contains:
- the LOC131643050 gene encoding uncharacterized protein LOC131643050 — protein sequence MTGIKNLLVDIKNHSTSYVTFGDGAKGEIKGVGKLDCSGVPNLEGVLLVKGLTANLISISQLCDDGYQVNFTKADYSTVCSKEKNTRTIDSVNDVVDMDNLDDPIDIADDELISSISHRVKTRKGKQDGDQHLSKTKTAPQKNVTKEKIKKVLTEPSKTGSKVAVKKRKERSVSDSEDNVLSDVPDIPSKKKHAVTKASTNVPDIPLDNIYLHYASNVIQWKYVYQRGLALERELANDALECQEIMKLIKSAGLLKTVTHFSKCYEMLVKEFIVNLSQDCADGKAEDFHKVYVRRKCIEFSPTVVNLYLGRDDEAQPELEVTDNEVCKVITGGKVKKY from the exons atgactggaatcaagaaTCTGTTAGTTGATATCAAAAACCATTCTACtagctatgtaacctttggtgatggagctaaaggagaaatcaaaggggtTGGAAAACTAGACTGTTCAGGAGTTCCAAATCTAGagggtgttttgttggtcaagggCTTGACTGCtaatcttataagcatcagtcaactgtgTGACGATGGATACCAAGTtaacttcactaaagctga CTACTCAACTGTATGTTCTAAAGAGAAGAATACTCGCACTATTGACAGTGTAAATGATGTGGTGGATATGGATAATCTAGATGATCCTATTGACATTGCTGATGATGAACTCATTTCTAGCATCTCTCATAGAGTCAAGACTCGAAAGGGAAAACAGGATGGTGATCAACATCTTTCCAAAACTAAAACTGCTCCTCAAAAGAACGTCACCAAAGAGAAGATCAAGAAGGTCCTTACTGAACCTTCAAAAACTGGGAGCAAGGTTGCTGtgaagaagaggaaagaaagaagTGTTTCTGACTCAGAAGACAATGTcttaagtgatgtccctgacatcccttCAAAGAAAAAGCATGCTGTCACCAAAGCCTCCACAAATGTTCCTGATATTCCCTTGGACAACATTTATCTGCACTATGCTTCAAATGTTATCCAATGGAAGTATGTTTATCAGAGAGGACTGGCTCTAGAAAGGGAACTCGCAAATGATGCTCTTGAATGtcaagaaatcatgaagctcatcaAATCTGCAGGTTTGCTTAAAACTGTTACCCATTTTTCTAAATgctatgaaatgcttgtgaaggaGTTTATAGTCAATTTATCTCAAGATTGTGCTGATGGGAAAGCTGAGGATTTTCATAAGGTGTATGTTAGAAGAAAGTGTATAGAATTCTCCCCAACTGTTGTTAACCTCTATCTAGGTAGGGATGATGAGGCTCAGCCTGAGCTTGAAGTGACTGATAATGAGGTGTGCAAAGTTATCACTGGTGGTAAGGTTAAGAAATATTGA